A genomic window from Chanodichthys erythropterus isolate Z2021 chromosome 1, ASM2448905v1, whole genome shotgun sequence includes:
- the bbs12 gene encoding Bardet-Biedl syndrome 12 protein, with protein MSGNATVAQRLHIGLQQLEAISSSTRAFLGPNKRLKFIQDEDARDAVLVGSCPRLLEHMELDGSIGQLLHETVRAQQKVFHSGTGALMFLAGVWSRVALECLNRGISVSDIKTAMSKGLEVCLEACKQSAVSVQEVSCERLKEHKPSPALKSELQDLHNLRLTTLKHSRHFSSHDAQAENTKPALNDVTGIAEAVGHGCQASMRLVLKACKLQSKTKAQNRFLDIQKLVTCSIPGPPEEHSHVLHGYVTLLSVEQASVVQRLQGQALNIALVNGDLCEKYRHVGFNRPVNVTHITDRANMPSVSLEERWIENALKTLHEFSIGVVLVSGVVDVKLKERCSSVLVIEGVKSTVLKDFSTCTGAVPISYITQLDRRCVGRGVKVSRCGENESVSIATASTSLVTAVITSSVPAKLQILEDEFWSCAHRLHQALTDGKLLRGAGATELLCIQQLQQYKRRETENPQENVVLELMAEAWMDYVSTLMLNSGSVASKAEAWTAVAHQMRLYKGGEPILQAFRDTDGVGVYDNVTVKTEAWRRALDLVFLVLQSDTEIITGVSEGEHVYNKLMYL; from the coding sequence CTGTCCACGTCTTCTCGAGCATATGGAGTTAGACGGCTCGATCGGACAACTGCTACATGAGACGGTACGGGCCCAGCAGAAGGTCTTCCACTCCGGGACGGGCGCGCTGATGTTTCTGGCTGGAGTCTGGAGTCGAGTTGCACTGGAGTGTCTCAACAGAGGAATAAGTGTGTCGGACATCAAAACAGCCATGAGCAAAGGACTGGAGGTGTGTTTGGAGGCGTGCAAACAATCGGCTGTAAGCGTGCAGGAAGTGTCCTGCGAGAGATTAAAGGAGCACAAACCCAGTCCAGCTCTTAAATCTGAGCTTCAGGACCTTCATAATCTCAGGTTGACCACCCTCAAACACAGCAGGCACTTTAGCTCACATGATGCACAAGCTGAAAACACAAAACCAGCTCTGAATGACGTAACGGGCATAGCGGAAGCCGTCGGCCACGGATGCCAAGCCTCCATGCGTTTAGTTTTAAAAGCTTGCAAGTTGCAATCCAAAACTAAAGCACAGAACAGATTTTTGGATATCCAAAAACTGGTTACGTGCTCCATACCGGGCCCGCCCGAGGAGCATTCACACGTGTTACACGGGTACGTCACTCTGCTATCAGTCGAACAGGCCTCGGTGGTTCAGCGCCTTCAGGGTCAGGCGTTAAATATCGCTTTGGTGAACGGCGACTTGTGCGAGAAATATCGCCACGTGGGCTTCAACAGGCCTGTGAATGTCACGCACATCACAGATCGTGCTAACATGCCAAGTGTGAGTCTGGAAGAGCGTTGGATTGAGAATGCATTAAAAACACTGCATGAGTTCAGCATAGGTGTTGTGCTTGTAAGCGGTGTGGTTGATGTGAAGCTCAAAGAGCGCTGCTCAAGCGTACTGGTTATTGAAGGTGTTAAAAGCACCGTTTTGAAGGACTTCAGCACATGCACAGGGGCCGTCCCAATTTCGTACATCACTCAGCTCGACAGGCGCTGCGTGGGCCGAGGAGTGAAAGTCAGTCGATGTGGGGAAAATGAGTCCGTTAGCATCGCGACTGCGAGCACGTCTTTGGTCACTGCGGTCATAACCAGCTCTGTTCCTGCTAAACTACAAATCTTGGAGGATGAATTCTGGAGCTGTGCTCACCGGCTGCACCAGGCGCTCACAGATGGGAAGTTGCTACGTGGTGCAGGAGCCACTGAACTCCTCTGCATCCAGCAGCTACAGCAATACAAACGGAGAGAGACGGAAAACCCGCAGGAAAATGTGGTGCTGGAGCTGATGGCCGAAGCCTGGATGGACTACGTCTCCACTTTGATGCTGAACAGCGGGTCGGTGGCATCTAAAGCAGAGGCTTGGACTGCTGTTGCACATCAGATGAGACTTTATAAAGGTGGAGAACCCATATTACAAGCTTTCAGGGACACAGATGGGGTTGGTGTGTATGATAACGTGACAGTGAAGACTGAGGCCTGGAGAAGAGCTCTGGATCTGGTCTTTCTAGTGCTTCAGTCTGACACAGAGATCATTACAGGTGTCAGTGAAGGagaacatgtttacaataaGCTCATGTATCTTTGA